A region from the Benincasa hispida cultivar B227 chromosome 12, ASM972705v1, whole genome shotgun sequence genome encodes:
- the LOC120067510 gene encoding uncharacterized protein LOC120067510 produces the protein MRLWSCQERLWNLSRRCLDNRRTNSTMMPQVHLHMPHERGYSIREHVLDMMVQFNIAEANGAVIDERSQVAFILESLPKCFLQFRINAMMKKTQFNLTSLLKNKGKIEREASVAHSKRKFEKGLSSGTKAVSQSSTSKKIQKNKGNKGKAPAAAAKGKGKTKLPDKGKCFHCNVDGH, from the coding sequence atgaggctATGGTCATGCCAagagagattatggaatctctctAGGAGATGTTTGGATAATCGTCGTACCAACTCCACCATGATGCCTCAAGTACATTTACACATGCCGCATGAAAGAGGGTACTCTATTCgggaacatgtcctggacatgatggtccaattTAACATCGCAGAGGCAAATGGAGCGGTTATAGATGAGCGTAGTCAGGTTGCGTTCATTctggaatctcttccaaagTGTTTTCTTCAGTTTCGCATTAATGCGATGATGAAGAAAACTCAATTCAACCTGACTAGTCTCCTGAAAAACAAGGGAAAAATAGAAAGAGAGGCAAGTGTTGCCCATTCCAaaagaaagtttgaaaaggGTTTATCCTCTGGAACTAAAGCTGTATCTCAATCTTCTACTTCTAAAAAGATTCAAAAGAATAAAGGAAACAAGGGGAAGGCTCCCGCCGCTGCTGCTAAGGGCAAGGGAAAGACCAAGTTGCCTGATAAGGgcaaatgtttccactgcaatgtgGATGGACACTGA